The Aeromonas veronii genome includes the window GCTGCACTGGTTGAACAAAAGGGGTCGGATCTCTTTATCACGGTCGGCGCCCCCCCCACCCTCAAGGTCAATGGCCGCCTGGTGCCCCTCGGCGAGGTCCCGCTGGATCGCCAGACCACCCTGACGCTGGTCAGGAGCAGCCTGGATGCCGCGCACCTCGAACGCTACCAGCATAGCCGGGAGGCCAACTACGCCATCGTCCGCGAGGGGATAGGTCGTTTTCGGGTCAGCGCCTTCTGGCAGCAGGATCAGCCGGGCATGGTGCTGCGCCGTATCGAAACCCAGATCCCCGGCTTTGAGGAGCTGAAGCTGCCCCCTATCCTGCAGGATGTCGCCATGGCCAAGCGCGGTCTGGTGCTGTTCGTGGGGGCCACCGGTGCCGGCAAGTCCACCACCCAGGCCGCCATGATAGGCTTTCGCAATCAGCACGGTGACGGCCATATCCTGACGGTGGAGGATCCGGTGGAGTTCGTGCACAGCCACGACCGCTGCCTGGTCACCCAGCGAGAGGTGGGCATAGACACCGAGTCGTTCGATGTGGCACTCAAGAACTCCATGCGCCAGGCCCCGGACGTGATCCTCATCGGCGAGATCCGCACCCAGGAGACCATGGAGCTGGCCATCCAGTTCGCCGAGACCGGCCACCTCTGTCTCGCCACCCTGCACGCCAACAACGCCAACCAGGCGCTGGATCGCATCCTCCATCTGGTGCCCCAGGAGAAACACCGCCAGTTCCTGTTCGATCTCTCCTTCAACCTGCGCGCCATCGTCGCGCAGCAACTGCTGCCCAACCTGCACGGTCAGCGCCGGGTCGCCGCCTTCGAGATCCTGCTCAACACCCCGCTCATCACCGACATCATCCGCAAGGGGGAAGTCCATCGGCTCAAGGAGGTGATGAGCAAATCCACCGAGCTCGGGATGCAAACCTTCGATCAGGCACTGTTCACCCTGTTCTGTGGCGGCCAAATTGGCTACAGTGAGGCCCTCGCCCATGCCGACTCCGCCAACGACCTGAGGCTGCAGATCAAGCTCTCCGGTCGCCAGCAGCTGGGCACAGGTTCACTGGACAGCGCCACCCTGGATGAATGAGGGGGCGCTGACCATCGCGAATGAAGGAAAGTTATGCTGATTGTGGTTTCCCCGGCCAAGACGCTGGATTACGAGTCGCCGCTGGTGACCTCCCGTTTCACCCAGCCCGAGCTGCTGGATCACTCCGCCCGGCTCATCACCCGCGCCCGCCAACTGACGCCGGCCCAGATCGCCAGCCTGATGAAGATCAGCGACAAGCTGGCGGGGCTCAACGCGGCGCGCTTCAGCAAGTGGCAACCGGACTTTACCCCGACCAACGCCCGCCAGGCGCTGCTGGCCTTCAAGGGGGATGTCTACACCGGTCTCGCGGTGGAAGACTTCAGCGAGGAGGACTTTGCCTTTGCCCAGACGCATCTGCGCATGCTGTCCGGTCTCTACGGGGTACTGCGCCCGCTGGATCTGATGATGCCCTACCGCCTCGAGATGGGGATCCGCCTCGACAACGAGCGCGGCAAGGATCTCTATCAGTTCTGGGGTGACATCATCACCGAGCACCTGAACAAGGCGCTGGCGGCCCAGGGGGACGAGGTGCTGATCAACCTGGCTTCCGACGAGTATTTCAAGTCGGTGCGCCCGAAAGCCCTGACGGGACGGATCATCACGCCGGTGTTCAAGGACGAGAAGAATGGTCAGTACAAGATCATCAGCTTCTACGCCAAGAAGGCCCGCGGCATGATGGCCCGCCACATCATCAAGCACCGCCTGACCGAGGTGGAACAGCTGACCGGTTTCAACGATGGCGGCTACCGTTTCGTGGCCGAAGAGTCGGACCCGCACACCCTGATGTTCAAGCGCGCTGAAAATTAATTACAAAAAAAGTGAACCAACCACGGGATCCTCGGGTCTGAACCTATGAATCCTCTGTTGTAAGCACTTTTTTGTTAGCCGACGTTCATACGTCGGCTTTTTTCTGTCCGCGATCCGGCGGGATCCTGCCAGGATCCCCTGAAACAAAACGGCCACCCAGAGGTGGCCGCCTGACAATGGCTTACTTCTTTTTCTTCTTGGCAGACTTCTTTTTGCCATCCTTCGGCTTTTTCTTCTTCACCGGCACCCGGGCTTCCTTGTGCTTGGGACGCAGCTCATCGATCACCCGGCGCTTGAGGCGCTCCTCGGTGTAGCGCTCGATCTTGGCCACCATGGCCATGTCGTGGGCCTCCACCAGGCTGATGGCGCAGCCCCGGTTGCCGGCACGACCGGTGCGGCCGATGCGGTGCACATAGACGTCGGTGCCATAGGGCATGTCGTAGTTGATGACATGGCTGACGTTTGGCAGGTCGATGCCGCGGGCGGCGACGTCGGTGGCGATGAGGAAGGGCACCTCCCCTTCGTGGAACTTGCGAATGGATTCGATGCGCTTGGCCTGCTCCATCTCGCCGCGGATCCAGGCGCAGGGCACGCCCGCCGCCTGCAACTGGCCGGAGAGCTCTGCCAACCGCTCGCGGGTCTTGACGAAGACGATGGCCTTCTGGGTCTGCGGATCCTTCAGGATGTGTATCAGCAGCGCCAGCTTGTGGGCGGCGTCGTCCGCCAGGTGCACCCACTGGGTGATGGGGCGACGCTCGCTGCGGGGCGGCTCGGCGTGCAGTTCCACCGGATCTTTGAGGATCTCGTTGGCAAACTTGGTGAGGCCGGCCCCCTCCAGGGTGGCGGAGAAAAGCATGGTGTGCTTGCGGTAGCGCGCCTCTTCCACGATGCGGTTCACGTCCTTGATGAAGCCCATGTCCAGCATGCGATCCGCTTCATCCAGCACCAGCACTTCGATGTCGTGGCTCTCGAACTCTTCCTTCTCGATGTACTCGAGCAGGCGGCCCGGGGTCGCCACCACGATGTCGGTGGTCTTGGTCAGCGCCGGCAGCTGCTCTTCATGGCTGACACCGCCGATGATGGTCTCGATGCTGAGGTGGGTGTGCACCGCCAGCGCCTTGGCGTGGGCACTGACCTGCAGCGCCAGCTCCCGGGTCGGGGTCAGGATCAGCATGCGGCAGGGGCCCGGCTTGCGGCGCGGGAAGTCCAGCAGGTGCTGCATGGCGGGCAACAGGAAGGCGGCGGTCTTGCCGGTGCCGGTCGGCGCGGACGCCAGAATATCGCGGCCATCCAGGGCTGGCTCCAACACCATCTGCTGGATGGTCGTGGGGCGGGTGAAACCCATCTCGGCCAAGGCCCGGTTGAGGGCGGGATTCAGGTCGAAATCATCAAAGGACTGGCTCATGGCAATACTCGGTCATTTAGGAAGCGGCAGATTATAGGCGATTATGTCGCCCGCTCCTATGGCGCTGGCACCTTAGCCGCTATAATCGCCGACCATTTTTTGTATCGCGGACGGGATAGAGGGCCAGATGGGGCGCAGCAACGGCTTTACCTTCAAACAATTTCATGTCGCCCATGACCGCTGTGCCATGAAGGTGGGCACCGACGGCATCCTGCTCGGCGCCTGGGCCCCACTGACCGGCGTGCGCCGGGTGCTGGACATCGGTACCGGCAGCGGCCTCATCGCCCTGATGCTGGCTCAGCGCAGCACAAACGACTGCCAGATCGATGCGGTAGAGCTGGATAAGGATGCAGCCAGCCAGGCCAGAGAGAATGTCGCTGCCTCCCCCTGGGCCCACAGGCTCAGCATCGTGGAAGCGGCCATCCAGGATCACCGGGCGGCGCCCTATGACCTCATCGTCTCCAACCCGCCCTACTTCGTGGCAGGTCAGGCTTTCAGCGACCCGGCCAGGGCATTGGCCCGGCACACCGGCAGCCTGGATCCCCGGGCGCTGCTGACCGCCTGCCAGCGCCTGCTGGCTCCGAGTGGCCGGGTGGCGCTGGTGCTGCCCACCGCCATGGCTGCTGAAATTTTATGCATTTCCGAGCATTTTGAACTGTATGCCAGTTGTTATACAGCTGTTATCACCAAGGAAGGGAAAGAGGCAAATCGCGTTTTATTGCTACTTCACAGAGGATTAAACAGGTGTGAACGGGGTGAAATTGTGATCCATTCTGCTACTGGAGGCTATTCCGACAGATACATCCAACTAACCCACCCCTTCTATTTGAAGATGTAAATTTTGCCTTGAAGAATTTTTCCACATCATTATGCTGACTGTTAAACGAGCACCCGCTCCAGACCAGCCAAAACCACTGGTCATGATGAAAAAAACAGCGGGGCTCCTTTTTTTTATCCCCGAGGGGCCTGGGTCACTGACCAATAAAAAACTATAACAAGCAATAGTTTACAAGACAGACGAGGTTGAACTTGACGAAATCACTCACGACGTCCGATGTACTCGGATTGGGCTTTATGACCTTCGCCTTCTACCTGGGCGCCGGTAACATCATCTTCCCGCCCTTGGCCGGCTATCTGGCGGGTGAGCACCTCTCCCTCGCCATGCTGGGCTTCCTGGTCACCGCCGTGGGCCTGCCGCTCATCACCATCATCGCCGTCGCCAAGGCTGGCAACGGCTGGGCCGGCATGACCAAGCTGCTGCCTGCCGGCATCGCCACCACCCTGGCGGTCGCCATCTACATCATCATCGGCCCGGCCTTCGCCGCCCCCCGTACCGGCCTCGTCGCCTACGAGATGGGCATCAAGCCCTTCATCGGTGACATGGGGCAGGCGGGTCTCGCCGTCTACACGGTGATCTTCTTCGGCATCGCCATTCTGGTCTCCATGAATCAGGGCAAGTTGATGGACGCCATCGGCAAATACCTGACCCCGGTGCTGATGATCCTGCTGCTGACCCTGGCTGTCGGCGTCTTCATGGCTCCGCAAGGCACCATGCCCGCCGCCACCGGCGACTACCAGAGCGGCCCCTTCGTGAAAGGGATCCTGGAAGGCTACAACACCATGGACACCCTGGCGTCCCTGATGTTTGGAGCCCTCATCGTCGATCTGCTGCGCCAGAAGGGCATCACCGACTATCAGAGCCAGTTCAAGTACCTGGCCATCGCCGGCGTCATCTCCGCCATCGGTCTGTCCGTGGTCTATGTCTCCCTGTTCCAGCTCGGTAACACCGCCGCCGGCGTGGCCACCGATGTCAGCAACGGCGGCGCCATCGTCAACGCCTACGTGCTGAGCCTGTTCGGTCAACCGGGCCAGTTCATCCTGGCCGGCATCATCACCCTGGCCTGCTTCACCACCGCCGTGGGCCTCATCTCCGCCTGCTCCGACTTCTTCCACAATCTCACTGGCATCGCCTACAAGAAGCTGGTCGTGCTGCTGGGGGTCATCTGCGCCGTGGTGGCCAACGTCGGCCTGAGCCAGCTCATCAGCCTCTCCATCCCGGTGCTGGTTGCCATCTATCCGGTCGCCGTGGCCCTGGTACTGGTCACCTTCCTGAAGGGCTACTTCGGTCGTCCGCGCCTGGTGTTCCGCTCCGTGCTGCTGGTCGCCTTCCTGTTCGGCTGCCTGGATGGCCTGGGCGCCGCCGGCATGAAGATGGATGCGTTCGCCTTCCTGCCGCTGTTTGACAAGGGTCTGGCCTGGTTGCTGCCAACCCTGCTGGCCTGTGGCCTGGGCGTGATGATCCGCGCCGGTGACAAGCTGGCTGCCGAAGCCGCCTGATAGTCCGCCGCACATGAAAAAGGGCCAGCATCTGCTGGCCCTTTTTGTTTGTCTCGAGATGAACGGTTCGGGCTAGAGCCCGGCGCCCGGCTTGGGTTTGCCGGCCAAGCCATACCAGTGATGCTCTATCCTGCCCGCATGCCAGCTGAGGGTGCCCCATGGCTGCTTCGCCTGCCAGCGAGGGAAGCTTATCAGGACGCTGTTGTCCTCATACTTGTAGATGGAGGTCTTGAGCTGGATGTCCGACAGGATCAGCAGCAGGACAGCCGCGATGAAACTCCATTTCAACGCTTTCCACATGATGGGTTACTCGAAGCAGATTTCGATGGTGGCGCGGCCGTAGTCCGAATCGAACGGCATCATGATCTTGGCCCCGTCCGCCCTGTGGGTGATGGTGTGATTCGGTCCAGAGACGATGATGGGTGTCGCCATGTCGAACTCGTAGCCCTTCTCCCCCAGCATCCGCTTGGCCCCGCCGGTCACCATGTTGGTAATCTCCCCCACCATGTCGGTGACCTCCTCGTTGAGGGTGGTCGGCGCCTCCCCCAGCATGCGGCGCATGATCTCCAGCGCCAGCCCCTTCTCGAAGCTGATGGAGAGGGAACCGCGGGTCTGCGGGCCCACCATGCCGATGAGGCCGGACACATCCCCGCGGGCCAGCTCGTCCGTCTTGCGCTTGGGCGCGCCGGGCTTGAGCTCCAGCTGCGCCATGGTGGAGATCACGTTGAGCAGGGAGAGCAGGAACGGGTTTACAAAATCAGCCTTCATCATGCCTCCGGGGCATCGGCGCAACGGGCACATTGGCCGTGAGCCTCTATGGTCTTGTTGGTAATAGTAAAACCATGCTGGCGCGCCTGCTCGGAAAAGGCGCCGTCGATGGCGTTGTCGTGCAGCTCCACCACGTCGCCGCAGCGATCGCAGATCAGCAGCTGCATCGGGTGGGCATGGTCAAAGTGACAGCAGAAAATGAAGGCGTTGAGGGATTCCACCTTGTGGGCGAACCCCTGTTCCAGCAGGAAGTCGAGAGCCCGGTAGACGGTCGGTGGCTTGGCATGGGCCTCGGTCTGCTGCAACTGGGCCAACAGGTCGTAAGCACTGATGGCATTGCCGTGGGCCGCCAGCAGGCGAAACACCTGACGCCGGGTGGGGGTGAAGCGGATCCCGCGCTGTTCGCAGAGGCGTTCCGCCCTTAGTAAGAGTTGGTCTTGATTCATCATCACGCAGCTACCCTGTCAATTAGCCGGATACTATCACAGGGCCCAGCCGAGGCGGCGACAAAATTCATTTTCGGGGGGGGCCTCACGTTGTGGTAGGATCCGGCCCCTTGTTTTGCCACCCCGGATGATTTTTATGCAGGCGCAGCGCTTCTCCATCGCCCCCATGCTGGACTGGACCGATCGACATTGCCGTTATTTCCATCGGCTGATGACCAGTCAGACGCTACTTTATACCGAGATGGTCACCACTGGCGCCATTATCCATGGCAAAGGCGACTATCTGGGCTACAGCGAGCAGGAGCACCCCATCTCGCTGCAACTGGGAGGCAGCAATCCGGCGGATCTGGCCCGCTGCGCCAAGCTGGCCGCGGAGCGCGGCTATGACGAGATCAACCTGAACGTGGGCTGCCCCTCGGATCGGGTGCAGAACGGCCGCTTCGGTGCCTGCCTGATGGGAGAACCCGCCCTGGTCGCCGACTGCGTCAAGGCGATGCGCGACGTGGTGGACATTCCGGTCACCGTGAAGACCCGCATCGGCATCGACGAGCAGGACTCCTACGAATTCTTGCAGGCCTTCATCGAGCAGGTGCGGGACGCTGGTTGCGACACCTTCATCGTCCACGCCCGCAAGGCCTGGTTGAGCGGGCTGAGCCCCCGCGAGAACCGCGAGATCCCGCCCCTGGACTACCCGCGCGTCTACCGGGTCAAACAGGACTACGCCAACCTCACCATCGCCCTCAACGGCGGTGTCACCAGCCTGGAGCAGACCCTCGAGCATCTGCAGCATGTCGACGGCGTCATGATGGGGCGCGAGGCCTACCAGAATCCTTACCTGCTGGCGCAGGTGGACAACCTGTTGTTCGGCCAGAACAAAGCAGTACCGAGTCGCCACGAGGTGGTGCGCATGATGTTGCCCTACATGGAGCAGGAGCTCGCCAAGGGCAACTATCTCTCCCACATGACCCGCCACATGCTGGGTCTGTTCCAGAACATGCAGGGGGCTCGCGCTTGGCGCCGTCACCTGAGTGAGAACGCCTGCAAGCCCGGCGCCGGCATCCAGGTAGTGCTGGACGCCATGGCCAAGGTGCCCGAGTTTCCCCAGACCGAGACGGTGGCATAAACATGTATCGTTTCACCGGTACCTGGCTGCACAAGGCCCTGGTGCGCCTGTGCGCAGGCCTGCTCGCCATCCTCGGCATCAAGCTCAGCCCCTTCTATCTGCTGGGACTGGTGGTCGTGCTCGGCCTGCACAAGGATCAACTGCTGGGCTGAGCCTTTTCCCTGCCCGCAGACACAAAAAAGCCGGAACCTCGCAGTTCCGGCTTTTTCATTGATGAGGGGCTTACTCGGTCGCCTCGACGAACTGCAGTTCGGGAGGCAGGGAAGTCAGCACGTCAGCGCAATAATCCCAGGTCGAGATGCGGTAATGCTGCAGATCCTCGTCCAGATGCAGGCCATCGGATTCCTGATGGAACCAGCTGGCGAAACGAGACGGGGTGATCAGCTGGATCTGTTCCTCGAGGGTGTGACTGTCGCGCCCCTCCGCCAGATCGCAATCCTCCATGACCCGCACGGCGAAGATGTGACGGAAGCTGACCCGGCACAGGTGCTGCGGCGGCAGATCGATGCTGCGTGCACGGCCCAGCACCACGGTCAGGGTGTCGCTCCAGATATCCTGATGCAGTTCGGCCACGACCAGGCCGGGGGGAAGTTGACGAGCGGGTGCCCAGGGCACGGCCACCTGCCGAATGGCATTCTTCTGTTCCATATCCACCTCGCTACAGCGACTGCCATATCCTGAGTGTATCTGAAACAAATTCTGCCGGCGATGGCAAGAAAAAACCCGGCAGGTGCCGGGTTCACAGGATTACTTGACGGCGTCTTTCAACGCCTTGCCTGCCACAAAGGACGGCACATTGGCGGCTGCAATCTGGATCTCTTTGCCAGTTTGCGGGTTGCGACCGGTACGGCCCGCACGATGGTTGACCTTGAAGGTACCAAAACCCACCAACTGAACGGCATCGCCCTCTTTCAGGCTCTGGGTAATACCATTGATGATCTCTTCCAGAGCAACTTTGGCCTGAGCTTTGCTCAGGTCTGCTTTGGCGGCAATTGCATCGACAAGTTGAGCTTTGTTCATAACATTTCCTTTATGATCGGGCATTTAGCACCGGGCCACTCTATTCAAAAAAAAACACTCAGGCAAAGGCTTTATCAGCCCCATTGGCTTGAATGCTGGGGTTTTCATCAAGATCTGCGGAAATAGTCACATATCTCGCCCCTTCATCGTCCTTGGTGACGACACGGCGGCGCACAACCGATGAGGGACTTGTACGCAAACCCCCACCTGATGTAACAATATCCCCACACTCCTATTGACGGTCAACAGGATTTTCCCTAGTTATAGGAAGTGTCGTCAGTCGATGGAATGACCGCAGGCCTGCCGCCATCGCGCCGCAGGCCATGCCCATGGAGGGTTTATGTTAACTGAACTGGAAAACACCAAGCGCGCTTTGGCAGGCAAACACAGGGCCATTGACGACTGGCTCGACGCGCGCCAGGCCTTGCTGGTCGAGTACATCCGGCTGGCCGGCCTCAAACCCGCCAGAGCCAAGCAGCGCTCCCTCCCCAGCCATAGCGAGTTGCAACGCTTCTGCGAACAGCTGGTCGACTACGTCAGCGCCGGTCACTTCGAGATCTACAACCACGTGGTGACAGCCTTCGAGCAGGCCAGCGGCGACAAGCTGGAGCTGGCCAAGCGCATCTATCCCCATATCCGGGCCTGCACCGAGTTCGCCCTGGAGTTCAACGACAAGTACAGCAATGCCGACGAAGCCCAGTTGCTGTTGCTCGACGATGACCTGAACCATCTGGGCCCCGTGCTGGAAGACCGATTCAAGCAGGAGGATCGTCTGGTGAAGGCGCTGCAGGTGGTGGAATCTCTCAGCCACCAGCAAGGTTGATGGTCAATACCGGAGCCAGCTCAAGATCCTGCCGCTCAAGCTGGATTACAATCTGAAGCAACCTTTGCCAGCCCTGAATCGGCCTTTCTACCGGAGATGAACATGCCAGAGCGCCGCCAGTTTACCCGGATCTTCTACCTGACCGCCGCCAGGCTGAGCCAGGGGGGGCGTCAGTGGCGCACCCAGCTGGTCGATGTCTCCCTGCAGGGAGCCCTGCTGCTCAGGCCGGAGGATTGGTCCCCCAGCGGCGACAAGGAGTACGAGGTCTGCTTCGTGCTCAGCGGCAGCGATATCGAGATCAAAATGCAGGTGGAGCTGACGCACGAGGCCAGCAAGAAGCTGGGCTTCTATTGTCACCACATCGACATCGACAGCGCCAGCCACCTCAAGCGGATGATCCAGCTGAACGTGGGAGAAGAGCAGCTGCTCTATCGCGAGCTGGAACAATTGCTGCAGGAGCATCAGGATCACGCAGCCCCCAGCCCTGAGTGACCGGGCTGCATGATTCAAAAGAAAAAGGAGCGCTAACGCGCTCCTTTTTCTTTGCCGCAACTGACCCCGTTACAAGGCCTCGAGGGCGTCGGACAGCTTCTTCACCGGCACCACTTCCATCCCCTCGATGAGATGTTTGGGGGCATTGGCGTGAGGCACGATGGCACGCCGGAAGCCGTGCTTGGCCGCCTCCTGCAAGCGCTCCTGGCCGGAGGGCACGGGCCGGATCTCGCCGGAAAGCCCCACCTCCCCGAACACCACCAGATCCTTGGGCAGGGCCTGATCCCGGAAACTGGAGACCATGGCCAGCAAGAGCGCCAGATCCGCGCTGGTCTCCTCTACCTTGACGCCCCCCACCACGTTGATGAAGACATCCTGATCCGCCATCTGCAGGCCACCGTGGCGATGGAGCACCGCCAGCAACATGGCGAGACGGTTGTGATCCATCCCCACCGCCACCCGGCGCGGGTTGGAGAGCTGGGAGTAATCCACCAGTGCCTGCAGTTCCACCAGCAGCGGCCGGGTCCCTTCCCAGATCACCATGACGATGGAGCCCGGCGCCTGTTCCTCCCCCCGGCTCAGGAAGATGGCGGAGGGGTTGCTCACCTCCTTCATGCCTTGCCCGGTCATGGCGAAGACTCCGAGCTCGTTGACCGCCCCGAAGCGGTTCTTGTGGGAACGCAGGGTCCTAAAACGGGAGTCATGGCCCCCGTCCAGCAGCACGGAGCAATCGATGCAGTGCTCCAGCACCTTGGGCCCCGCCAGGGTGCCGTCCTTGGTGACATGGCCGACCATGAAGATGGCGACATGGTTCTGCTTGGCGTAGCGGGTGAGCAGGGCCGCGGATTCCCGTACCTGGGAGACGGAACCCGGCGCGGACTGCACGTCCGCCACGTGCATCACCTGGATGGAGTCGATGACCATGATCTGCGGCTGCTCCTGCTGGGCGATGAGGCAGATCTGCTCGACGGAGGTTTCAGACAGCATGCGCAGCTTGTCGGTGGGCAGCCCCAGCCGGCTGGCCCGCATCGCCACCTGTTGCAGGGACTCCTCCCCGGTCACGTACAGGGTCTTCATCCGCTCGGCCAGTCCGCACATGGTCTGCAGCAGCAGGGTCGACTTGCCCGCCCCCGGATTGCCACCGATCAGGATGGCAGACCCCGGTACCACACCGCCGCCCAGCACCCGATCCAGCTCCTTGAAACCGGAGCTGAAGCGGGGGATCTCGGTGGTGGCGATCTCCGCCAGGGTCTGCACCTGGCTACCGACGGCACCGGCATAGCCACTGTAACGGGCGCTGCTTTTGCCCGGGGTATTCACCCCCAACCGGACTTCGCTGATGGTGTTCCACTCCTTGCACTCGCTGCACTGACCTTGCCAGCGGGTAAAGTCGGCGCCACATTCGGTGCAAACATAGGCGGTTTTGTTTTTGGCCATGGATA containing:
- a CDS encoding PilT/PilU family type 4a pilus ATPase, with the protein product MNMDVLLAALVEQKGSDLFITVGAPPTLKVNGRLVPLGEVPLDRQTTLTLVRSSLDAAHLERYQHSREANYAIVREGIGRFRVSAFWQQDQPGMVLRRIETQIPGFEELKLPPILQDVAMAKRGLVLFVGATGAGKSTTQAAMIGFRNQHGDGHILTVEDPVEFVHSHDRCLVTQREVGIDTESFDVALKNSMRQAPDVILIGEIRTQETMELAIQFAETGHLCLATLHANNANQALDRILHLVPQEKHRQFLFDLSFNLRAIVAQQLLPNLHGQRRVAAFEILLNTPLITDIIRKGEVHRLKEVMSKSTELGMQTFDQALFTLFCGGQIGYSEALAHADSANDLRLQIKLSGRQQLGTGSLDSATLDE
- the yaaA gene encoding peroxide stress protein YaaA; its protein translation is MLIVVSPAKTLDYESPLVTSRFTQPELLDHSARLITRARQLTPAQIASLMKISDKLAGLNAARFSKWQPDFTPTNARQALLAFKGDVYTGLAVEDFSEEDFAFAQTHLRMLSGLYGVLRPLDLMMPYRLEMGIRLDNERGKDLYQFWGDIITEHLNKALAAQGDEVLINLASDEYFKSVRPKALTGRIITPVFKDEKNGQYKIISFYAKKARGMMARHIIKHRLTEVEQLTGFNDGGYRFVAEESDPHTLMFKRAEN
- the srmB gene encoding ATP-dependent RNA helicase SrmB; the protein is MSQSFDDFDLNPALNRALAEMGFTRPTTIQQMVLEPALDGRDILASAPTGTGKTAAFLLPAMQHLLDFPRRKPGPCRMLILTPTRELALQVSAHAKALAVHTHLSIETIIGGVSHEEQLPALTKTTDIVVATPGRLLEYIEKEEFESHDIEVLVLDEADRMLDMGFIKDVNRIVEEARYRKHTMLFSATLEGAGLTKFANEILKDPVELHAEPPRSERRPITQWVHLADDAAHKLALLIHILKDPQTQKAIVFVKTRERLAELSGQLQAAGVPCAWIRGEMEQAKRIESIRKFHEGEVPFLIATDVAARGIDLPNVSHVINYDMPYGTDVYVHRIGRTGRAGNRGCAISLVEAHDMAMVAKIERYTEERLKRRVIDELRPKHKEARVPVKKKKPKDGKKKSAKKKKK
- a CDS encoding tRNA1(Val) (adenine(37)-N6)-methyltransferase, with amino-acid sequence MGRSNGFTFKQFHVAHDRCAMKVGTDGILLGAWAPLTGVRRVLDIGTGSGLIALMLAQRSTNDCQIDAVELDKDAASQARENVAASPWAHRLSIVEAAIQDHRAAPYDLIVSNPPYFVAGQAFSDPARALARHTGSLDPRALLTACQRLLAPSGRVALVLPTAMAAEILCISEHFELYASCYTAVITKEGKEANRVLLLLHRGLNRCERGEIVIHSATGGYSDRYIQLTHPFYLKM
- the brnQ gene encoding branched-chain amino acid transport system II carrier protein, coding for MTFAFYLGAGNIIFPPLAGYLAGEHLSLAMLGFLVTAVGLPLITIIAVAKAGNGWAGMTKLLPAGIATTLAVAIYIIIGPAFAAPRTGLVAYEMGIKPFIGDMGQAGLAVYTVIFFGIAILVSMNQGKLMDAIGKYLTPVLMILLLTLAVGVFMAPQGTMPAATGDYQSGPFVKGILEGYNTMDTLASLMFGALIVDLLRQKGITDYQSQFKYLAIAGVISAIGLSVVYVSLFQLGNTAAGVATDVSNGGAIVNAYVLSLFGQPGQFILAGIITLACFTTAVGLISACSDFFHNLTGIAYKKLVVLLGVICAVVANVGLSQLISLSIPVLVAIYPVAVALVLVTFLKGYFGRPRLVFRSVLLVAFLFGCLDGLGAAGMKMDAFAFLPLFDKGLAWLLPTLLACGLGVMIRAGDKLAAEAA
- a CDS encoding chemotaxis protein CheX — translated: MKADFVNPFLLSLLNVISTMAQLELKPGAPKRKTDELARGDVSGLIGMVGPQTRGSLSISFEKGLALEIMRRMLGEAPTTLNEEVTDMVGEITNMVTGGAKRMLGEKGYEFDMATPIIVSGPNHTITHRADGAKIMMPFDSDYGRATIEICFE
- the zur gene encoding zinc uptake transcriptional repressor Zur is translated as MNQDQLLLRAERLCEQRGIRFTPTRRQVFRLLAAHGNAISAYDLLAQLQQTEAHAKPPTVYRALDFLLEQGFAHKVESLNAFIFCCHFDHAHPMQLLICDRCGDVVELHDNAIDGAFSEQARQHGFTITNKTIEAHGQCARCADAPEA
- the dusA gene encoding tRNA dihydrouridine(20/20a) synthase DusA — protein: MQAQRFSIAPMLDWTDRHCRYFHRLMTSQTLLYTEMVTTGAIIHGKGDYLGYSEQEHPISLQLGGSNPADLARCAKLAAERGYDEINLNVGCPSDRVQNGRFGACLMGEPALVADCVKAMRDVVDIPVTVKTRIGIDEQDSYEFLQAFIEQVRDAGCDTFIVHARKAWLSGLSPRENREIPPLDYPRVYRVKQDYANLTIALNGGVTSLEQTLEHLQHVDGVMMGREAYQNPYLLAQVDNLLFGQNKAVPSRHEVVRMMLPYMEQELAKGNYLSHMTRHMLGLFQNMQGARAWRRHLSENACKPGAGIQVVLDAMAKVPEFPQTETVA
- the hupA gene encoding nucleoid-associated protein HU-alpha; translation: MNKAQLVDAIAAKADLSKAQAKVALEEIINGITQSLKEGDAVQLVGFGTFKVNHRAGRTGRNPQTGKEIQIAAANVPSFVAGKALKDAVK
- the rsd gene encoding sigma D regulator; translated protein: MLTELENTKRALAGKHRAIDDWLDARQALLVEYIRLAGLKPARAKQRSLPSHSELQRFCEQLVDYVSAGHFEIYNHVVTAFEQASGDKLELAKRIYPHIRACTEFALEFNDKYSNADEAQLLLLDDDLNHLGPVLEDRFKQEDRLVKALQVVESLSHQQG
- a CDS encoding PilZ domain-containing protein — protein: MPERRQFTRIFYLTAARLSQGGRQWRTQLVDVSLQGALLLRPEDWSPSGDKEYEVCFVLSGSDIEIKMQVELTHEASKKLGFYCHHIDIDSASHLKRMIQLNVGEEQLLYRELEQLLQEHQDHAAPSPE
- the radA gene encoding DNA repair protein RadA; this translates as MAKNKTAYVCTECGADFTRWQGQCSECKEWNTISEVRLGVNTPGKSSARYSGYAGAVGSQVQTLAEIATTEIPRFSSGFKELDRVLGGGVVPGSAILIGGNPGAGKSTLLLQTMCGLAERMKTLYVTGEESLQQVAMRASRLGLPTDKLRMLSETSVEQICLIAQQEQPQIMVIDSIQVMHVADVQSAPGSVSQVRESAALLTRYAKQNHVAIFMVGHVTKDGTLAGPKVLEHCIDCSVLLDGGHDSRFRTLRSHKNRFGAVNELGVFAMTGQGMKEVSNPSAIFLSRGEEQAPGSIVMVIWEGTRPLLVELQALVDYSQLSNPRRVAVGMDHNRLAMLLAVLHRHGGLQMADQDVFINVVGGVKVEETSADLALLLAMVSSFRDQALPKDLVVFGEVGLSGEIRPVPSGQERLQEAAKHGFRRAIVPHANAPKHLIEGMEVVPVKKLSDALEAL